In one Vibrio sp. CB1-14 genomic region, the following are encoded:
- the trxC gene encoding thioredoxin TrxC yields the protein MSTITTRCPHCQGMNRLPVDRIAESPNCGRCKSPLLDGAPIEGTADNFSTLLNSEQPIVVDFWATWCNPCIGFSPVFQQVAEERQGNVRFVKIDTEAQQQLAAQFQIRSIPTIIVFKGGQRLDTINGALPKSQFDQWLNQALSKG from the coding sequence ATGTCTACTATCACCACCCGCTGCCCACATTGCCAAGGTATGAATCGACTACCTGTCGATAGAATCGCCGAATCACCAAACTGTGGTCGCTGCAAGTCGCCTCTTCTTGACGGTGCGCCGATTGAAGGCACTGCAGATAACTTCTCAACGTTGTTGAATAGCGAGCAGCCTATTGTAGTCGATTTCTGGGCTACATGGTGCAATCCTTGCATCGGTTTTTCTCCGGTATTTCAACAAGTTGCAGAGGAGCGTCAAGGCAACGTCCGTTTTGTCAAAATTGATACCGAAGCGCAGCAACAACTCGCTGCACAGTTTCAAATCCGTAGCATCCCAACCATCATAGTATTTAAAGGTGGTCAAAGACTCGATACCATTAATGGGGCATTGCCGAAATCTCAGTTTGATCAATGGCTCAATCAGGCGCTCTCAAAAGGCTAG
- a CDS encoding AraC family transcriptional regulator, with protein sequence MFKNRQNLCKSVIEQFNSKTEWVDEVYLSEHCDERFLSASDVPEFAAEDIFMAGMANLLDGYHVERKGVDVHTILFTIEGGGVLITKTEVLAIEPYSIVVLPANTSFRFEINPQYNHWRMIWFLPKPTQRWTMFAKIGQKVLPFNGCERIWALITLLYVEIGGRSSYRKLLVSELCRLITGFESQTNDSTVRVQALFSQIEGQLHLPWTVKDMATKAYLSEEQLSRISKQLYGVSPRARLINLRMEKACDLLENNDWSVSMIAERLGYRDPFNFTHRFTKQVGCSPSAYRKQKLTRPTFDKPTFDK encoded by the coding sequence ATGTTCAAAAATAGACAAAACCTGTGCAAATCCGTCATTGAGCAATTTAACAGCAAAACAGAGTGGGTGGACGAAGTGTATTTGTCTGAACACTGTGATGAGCGATTCTTATCTGCCAGTGATGTTCCTGAGTTTGCCGCTGAAGACATTTTTATGGCTGGAATGGCCAACCTATTGGATGGCTACCATGTCGAGCGTAAGGGGGTGGATGTCCACACCATTCTCTTTACCATTGAAGGGGGAGGAGTACTGATCACAAAAACGGAAGTGTTAGCGATAGAACCATATTCTATTGTGGTGCTGCCTGCGAATACCTCGTTCCGATTTGAAATCAACCCTCAATATAATCATTGGCGCATGATTTGGTTTTTGCCTAAACCGACTCAGCGCTGGACCATGTTTGCGAAGATTGGTCAAAAGGTTTTACCTTTTAATGGCTGCGAACGGATTTGGGCGTTGATAACCTTACTGTATGTTGAGATTGGCGGGCGCTCGAGCTACCGTAAGTTGTTGGTGAGTGAGCTGTGTCGCTTGATTACAGGGTTTGAGTCGCAAACGAATGACTCAACGGTGAGAGTACAGGCTCTGTTTTCTCAGATAGAGGGACAGTTGCACCTACCTTGGACAGTCAAAGATATGGCGACAAAAGCCTATTTGAGCGAAGAGCAGCTCTCGAGAATCAGTAAGCAATTGTACGGCGTTTCACCAAGAGCCAGACTGATCAATTTAAGAATGGAAAAAGCCTGCGACCTTCTAGAAAACAACGATTGGTCGGTATCAATGATTGCCGAGCGACTAGGTTACCGAGACCCGTTTAACTTTACCCATCGTTTTACAAAACAGGTCGGCTGTTCACCTTCTGCTTATCGCAAGCAAAAATTAACAAGACCGACCTTTGATAAACCGACCTTTGATAAATAG